GATGACAAGGACGTAGCAATCGCAGGAGAAGGCGCGGTGCGCACGATCGTCGACAGCGACTATGGCGCATTTATGGATGACGCTACTGAGCTCGTCGGCGGGCCCGGGGACGTCCTCTATTGGCCGTCGACGGCTTGGCACATCTCCGTACCGAACGTATCCGACGCGTTTTCCCTGGTTCTCAATATTGGTCTGTTCTTCAGTCAGAAGCCAGCGCCGATGTTTGGTTCGGTGTTCGACGAGCTGGTGGGCTCATATTTCGATGACCGTTTCCAGTGGGGCGACACCTACACTTTCTCCAGGGAACAGGCGCAGCAAATGGCAACTGGCTTGCCGGGGCAGGAGGCCGAAGCGGCGCGTTTACTGTCAGCACCCGGCATAGGCGAGATGGTTGAACACGCGATGGCCGAGCGCTGGCTGCAACGGGTTTCGGCTGGCGGCTTCCGGCGCATTCCACCGCGGTCGCGCGTGCCAGAGGATGCTGAGGAAATCAGTGTCAATCCACGTTTCCCCATTCTCTATCGCGCAACGGGTGAGCATCTCACAGTCGCGGCCAACGGCCACCTCCTGCAGGCGCCTAACACCGCAGCCCATCTCGCTGCTATCGCGCTATTGAATGACGGCGGCATTCATGAGATCCCAGACCTAGCGGAAAAGTGCGCCACGTCCGGGGATTTTGTCGATGCCGCAGCGCTGCGCAATTTCCTCATAGACCTGAAAAGCTGCCACCTCTAGCGCTCGCCGTAAAGAAAGGTGAGATTAATCCGGTTGTTCGTGAAGCCATTTGCAAAATACGTCGGCTGCGAGGCGTGGAACATCGCTGAATTGAATATAGTTGCCCGATTGAGACGGTACGGAATATCGATCTTTCGGGCGTTGGCAATCCGCTTGGCGATCTTGTCGGGGTCGTCATTGTAATCTTTGAAACCCCAGTCTCCCGGACTTTGCGCCTCGTACAACGTCAGTCCCCCGGTGCCCGGGCGGAGATTGGCCGCGTCAGGTGTCAACCAGACATTAATGTTGGTTTCCGAGAAATCGGCGTGGGCGCCAATCGCCGTGGCGCCTCCTACCAGCCGATAGGCCCAGATTTCGCGCAGCCGCAGCGCCCCGACGATAGCGTCGAACGTATCCTGCAGTTCTCCGATTATCTGATCCACCAACGGCGTCATCAAGCCCATGTCGCGATAGGCACCGATATAGTTGCGGCCCTTTTGGCTGTCGTTGTGCCAGATCGTCGACAGATTGAAATAACGGATCAAAATCGCCACCGCGTCCGCGGTGAGTAGGTCGTCGACCACCACATAATTGAAAGGCTCCGGCTTCTCAAAATACGCGTCGACTATACTGTTGATTTCGAGCGCCGGATTCACCGCTGGACCTGCCAGCCGCGGACAGGGCGCCAGATGTAGCATGCGACGATAGTAAGGTGCGAGCCGCGACAGGATATTGTCGGGCAGGTCCCAGTCGTCGGCCGCAATGGTGCCAGTGCGTTCCTCGGGATAGTCGCGCAACGCCTGCGCAAAGGAAAGCTCGACGGTTTGATAGTCTTCGTGCAGCTGGCCAGCATTGCACAGATGCGCAATCTGGTTGCGGTCGAGTTCTAGCCGTGACCGGCTGACAACGCCATAGTCGAGCATGCGGCTGAGCCTCTGCGGCACCGGACTGTTAAGTCCGGCGTCCATCCAGCCTTGGGCAGTTTTGTAGTCTCCGTCGAGCAAGTAGAGGCTACCGATGCGGAAACGGTTGTCGGCCTGCCCGGGGGCGTGACGCTCCATCGCCAAGGCGATTTCCAGCGCCTGCGCGCGTAAGCCGCGATCGAGGCAGATCTGCGCGGCGTTGTCGTAGGCGGCGCCGAAATAGGGGTTGCACCGGGCGCTTTGCAGGAATAGGTCGACCGCGGTGAGGCAATCGCCAAGTCCATGCAATGCGAGTGCCTTGATGAAGTAGGGCATGTGCCACAGCGGCAATGCCCTAATAGCTGGGTCGCAGGCATTGCTCGCGGCGGCGAAGTCGCCCTGATCAAGCAACGCCAGAGCCCTGGCCGCGGTGCGGTCGGCATGGTCGACACCGGTGACCATGTCCGCCGTGTCGGCCTCGGGAACGAGAGCTTGCAGGTCCAGTGTCATTCGCTTCTCCCTGATCGGCGATGATTGCAGCTAATTGACGGCGGTCTGGCCGGGCCAAAAGGCCGGCTGCTCAGACATAGACGGCCTTATATTGGCCGCGCATCCGCACCAGTGGCATCAACGCCGCTGGATCAGAGGAAGCCTCGTGGCGGCCTTCGATAAGGCCTTGCAACTCATCCCGGCGGAAATGACGGCGCTGTGTCCGTGGCATAAGATAGTGAAGTAGGTTGGGCACCCACAGCCACCCGCGCTCGGTCAGCTGATAAGCGTCCTCGTTGCGCATGATATAGCCAGCGCGCAGTAGCGCCTGTAGGCGAGCCGGGTATTCCGGATCCCGGTAACGCGCGACGACGTCAGCGCCGATGTGGCCACGGCGCGGCCAAGAAACCGCCTCGCGTTCGTCTCGCCGGTAGGTGGCGAAAATACCGATCGGCAGCACACCTTGCTGCAGCAGCTGGGCGTGCTCATGTTCCTGCAGGCCGAATGACCACATCCTGCCGTCGACGAAGGACTGAGCACCGCGGCCAAAACCGAGCACGTTGGCGTTGTCGAAGCCATAGAAATGGGCGCTGTAGGATTCATCATAGTTAAGGCTATGGCCATCGCGGGAGAATTTGCTGTAGCTCACTTGCGGTAGACCAGCTTCAACAAAGCATTTCTGTGCATCGGCATACTGCGCCAGCAGCGTCGCGGTATCAAGATCACGCAATCCTGTCTCGTAGAGGCATTGCAGAAATTTCGGCGACGCCTCAAGCTTCTCGAAGCGAAAGAGTTCGATACTTGTGGGCGCGATTACATCTAGGAGCGCTCTAATATCCGCCGCAAGATGGCCGCGGCCAAGGCCCGGCCAACCATAAATGAAATCGATGCAAACTTCATCGAAAAGGGCTTCGGCCCGACCCCTCAAAAGCCCCAAATCGGCCACACTGGGCTTCAAATTGAGGATTTCGCGGAAGGTTTCGTCCATCGTCTGGACACCGAAGGAAACGCGACGGAAACCGAAATTGCGGACTTCCTCCAGATAGCCCCTTCGGGACAGGGAGCGGCACTCGCCCTCAAAGGTCATTTCCGCGTCTGCTTCAAAGCGGAAGGTGTCGGTGAGCTTCGTCAGGATTCGCTCTATCATCGCCGGTGTGAGAACGCTGGCCGTGCCGCCGCCGAAGTAGAGCGCAGATATGCGTCTGCCAGTAAAGTGGAGCTGCGCAGCCGTTAGGTCAATCTCGGCGCAGATCTGATCAACGAAGCGATTGAGGACTTCCCGCCGCAAGTCTGTGGACTTGGCAAAACCGCAAAACTGGCAAAGTGAGGCACAGAATGGGACGTGCACATACACCGCTGTGCTCCCGCCCCATCCGGTGTCCGCCCTGCTGTCGCTCAGTGCTCTCAAGCAGGCGGTATTTCCCAAAAGTGCGGCGTTTGGATAGGCGTAGACTGTGTCCGTACTCAGTTCCCTGAACACGTGGGACGTTCCTTTCGGATAAAGCTGCTACTCAGCGCGGGGCGGTGTGTCGTCGCTCGGTGGCGTGCCGCCACCTGGCGGTGTGCCTTGTTCACCGCGCAATTGTTCGACGGCCTCACGCAGCGCCGGCCAGCGTTCCATCAGGACAGGGATGTTTTGATAACCGGGATAGCGGCGAAGCATGACCGGTGCTGCACGATGTGTCCAACCCATGACGGTGTCCCCCTTTGTTCGTTGGGCGAAATCAGATGACGTCCTTGCACATGATCCAGTTCACGCCAAACGGATCGAGCATTCCGAAATTCGCGCGTGTCGGAAACGCCTTGCGAATGTCCTCGAGGATTTCGTCCTGGCCGGAGAGCGCGCTGTTAGCAGAGGCCTCAATCTGAGAGTCCTCGATGGTGTCGCAGGATTTCGGGTCACCGAACAGTGTGATCGGATATTTGCGTTCTTCCTCAACCCGCTTGAGCAGTTTGAAGGTCTCGTCAATGTCCTCGACGACCATCGATACTGGGCCGAGCGCCTCGGTTCGGCGGGATAGACGGTACTCCTCCGCACGGAAAGCGCGATGTCGTTTCGGTGTCTCGTCGTCAGCGACCGATACCAACTTCAGAGACAGCACGTCCGGATAGAACATAAATCGGAAATCTAGGCCGAATTCCTTGGCTCGTCCTTGCATACCAAACCAGGCGGCGAAGCTTTCATCATGCAGGCCACGATGGGTCTGCATTTCTATGAACCCAAAGACCTCACGATAGAAATCGCTCGCATAATCCAGATCATAGACAAACACTTGCAGATGCTGAAGCTCAACAAAACGCACGAAATCGTGTGACATATTTACCCCCTAAGAAGAAATAAATACCAATATACAAATATTGATTGTAAAATGCCGCAGTGTCAATCTTATATTTACAAATTTATAAAACCTATTGTACGATAAAACACGCTATGTTGCGCCTTATAATTGCTGATTGTAAATTTCTCGCGGAGGTATTCATGGACGTCCAAACCTTTTCCCTAACGGGGGGAACCGAACTAATCGTTGAAATCAACGAACACAAAGACGGTATGGGAGCCACCACCATCCAATACCTGAAGTTCAGTGATGGAACCCTCGGCACAAAGACATGTACGTGTTCGTGCGCGAAAGACACCGCGAGCAAGACTTGCGACAGTTCCTCCACATCCGCCACATGTGATTGTACGGGCAGCAGTTGCACCATTGATTGTTAAGGTGACGGAAAAGCGTTGTACGAAGGGGTGTGGGGTCGATGCAGAGCCGTACGATTGCGGCTCTTATTTGCCTTCAAGATTTTTTGAAGGTTTCTGTGACGTTTTCTGATCTTTCTTGGTTTTGCGTGCATCAAATTGCTTCAGTCTTTTCTTTTCTTGCCATTGGTAAAGCCGGTACCTCAAATCCTCCATCGGTTCGTTTCCAATGTAAAAGAGAGTTAAAAACAAGGCGAAGAAAAGTGGAATTGATATCGCCAACCCGACCCCTGCGTCTGAAACAAGAAAAAGCGGCATCATCAGACAAGAAAAAAGAAAAACAAGACATAAAAATAGAAAATAAATTTCTTCATCTGGCGATATGTCGCTTCTACTAGGCCTCAGTGCTTTGAGGTCAAAAATAGATTCGCTCGCTAATCTTGAGGCGCCGAATAAGGCTTAGCTTCATCTTCCTTTCCGTGTGGAGCAAAGCCCGTCTCTGAAACGCATATTTCGTGTAATGACTTTTTAAGCCGAGCAATTGTGCCTTCTGTCAGATTAGGCGGACTGTCGGCATTAATTCCAGCGCTCGGGATAATCTTGAACCAGATGACCTCGTACCAAGATAGTTTTCGAAAAGCCCTGGTTAGCGTAATGTCAGTCTCAGCTCCACGCTCATTCAGATCTAGCTTGTAGGACCATCGGTCCGGTAAGTGTCCCCAGGCAAAACGGTGAGGAGGATCCCAATCTACAACGAACTGATCGTACGCAACACTTTGATTGGTATACGTTTTAAAGGGCACACCTGGGCGAATTATCTCGTGCTGGAACCTTTCTGAACGATTGTGTAGAAAATTGTGAAAATTTCCTGGATTGGAAATAAATTCCCATGCAGTTTCTATCTTGCATGGCACACGAACCAAAAATGTAACTTCGTTGTTTCGCTCTTCATTACTTTGCGATGCAAAGTGGTGAGATATGGCCCACGAGACTGTTCCGCCAAACACAAGCCCAACCAACAGCAAAAAAACATCCACGTCACCGGCTCCGTTATTTATACTTTTCCAGAACGCCAGGATCGCCGCCAGTGCTGCAAATGATGCATTGAGCTTGGCGACCAACTGCGAAGGTGCCGTGTTCACCCTCGCAGTAGCCGTTGTGACACCTACTGCAATACCTCATAGTTCCTCGTTGGCGGCGGAAGACGGCTTCACAGATGAAGCAATCAGCCCAATCACCGTTTTCAATTTTTTGCTTTCCCGATCTATCGTCAGCCATGACCGGCCCCATTTCTTGAATTAGCAGATCAAGACAAAGAATTGCATCTTAACGGCTCTCCGCTGAAAACCGGATGGCTTGGTTTTATAATCACGGAATACAGTGAAAATGCGCTTGCGCTTGCGCTTGCGCTTGCGCTTGCGCTTGAAACAAACCAAAGCATATTTAAAATTGCAATAGCAAAGCGCATATCGCGTGCGTTGATTGTTTCGTTTTTTAACAGAGGCATTTTCGGCATGGCACGATTGCAATTCACCGAAGAAGAAACGGCAGCAAGAATCGACGCGCTTTTGCGGGCTGATGATTACGGCCTAAGTCATTGGTCTTCCTACAACGGTGAACAAGTTACGTTCACTTACCGATTTGAAACCAGCAAGGCTGCTGATTTCCCATGGACAAACGTTGGAAACACTACCGGCTTTACGGAAGCAGAGAAATCGGCGATCCGGTCTGCCCTTCAGGAATACAACAAGCACATCAATATCAACTTTGTAGAGGATAACAGCAGCCAAGACGCTGTCCTCAGCTTTTACAAGGCAGATGATCTCTACACGGACCTGTCTGTGACCGGTGGCGGCCGCGGACGCGGAAGCTATTCAGGCGATGACTGGGATGGTGCCGCTGTATTCAACGCAAACCGGGATCTGTCTTCGCAGAGCGAGTTCGATTTGGTGCTTCATGAAATTGGTCATACCTTGGGTTTGAAGCACCCTGGCGACTACGATCGCGGCGGAAACAATCCGGCAGGACCATTTCTGCCTGCGGATGAAGACAACGAGCGATGGACAGTAATGTCCTACAATCCGGATCCATCCACTGATATCGAACCGGATCGGCTGAAATTCTATGACATAATGGCTCTTCAGCAGTTTTGGGGCACAAACAACGGCAACCAGGATAGCGCTCAGAACGTCATGCGCTTTTACAACACAAAAACGGAAACCCATTTTTACACAGCAAACGCCGACGAGCGCGATCAGGTCCTAGCTTATTTGGAAGATTACATATTTGAAGGAAATATGTTCGACACCAACGCCACTGCCGAAAGCGGCATTGCTGTCTATCGCTTCCTGAACCAATCCACTGGAACGCACTTTTATACCGCGGCGGAAGCGGAGCGCGACAGCGTCTTAGAGAACCTCCCCTCCTATCTCTTTGAAGGTGTGGCCTATCACGCGTATGAAACAGCGGATGCAGGCGAGACTGCTCTCTTCAGGTTTTACAATACGCAAAATGGAACCCACTTTTACACGGCCTCAGAAGCTGAGCGAGACTACGTCATTAACACGCTTGGTCACTTAAACTACGAGGGTGTCGCCTATTACGTCGATATGGCTTAGTTTGTGGGTGCCTGGACTGCGACAACCACATCGCGCGAACTAATAACCCTGCGCGATGGACCGTTGTCTATTGGTGAAACAGTCGGCTGGACGGCTCCGTTATTGTTGTATTCAGTTTACAAACAATAACAGCGGACATTCGCCGGACTTTGCGTCAATGGCCGATATGCGGACCTTTCGGACCTTTCGCCGAGTGGGAACAACGGCCCAAAGCGGGCATTCATTCTGGTTGCGGCGAATGACCGGGAGCAGCTAAGCGTCAATATTGAAAAGTCTTGCCTTTTTGACTACTCGGCTGCGACTACTCCGACCTCTTCGGCATAGTCATCCCATGCCACCCTAAGCTTTTCGAGCAGATCGGGCATCTCCACTGCAAGGTCGCGTGTTTCTCCAGGGTCCTCAACCACGTTGTAGAGCCGCCATACCCCGTCACCGTAGGGCGGGGTAACC
This window of the Roseibium alexandrii DFL-11 genome carries:
- a CDS encoding radical SAM protein, with the translated sequence MFRELSTDTVYAYPNAALLGNTACLRALSDSRADTGWGGSTAVYVHVPFCASLCQFCGFAKSTDLRREVLNRFVDQICAEIDLTAAQLHFTGRRISALYFGGGTASVLTPAMIERILTKLTDTFRFEADAEMTFEGECRSLSRRGYLEEVRNFGFRRVSFGVQTMDETFREILNLKPSVADLGLLRGRAEALFDEVCIDFIYGWPGLGRGHLAADIRALLDVIAPTSIELFRFEKLEASPKFLQCLYETGLRDLDTATLLAQYADAQKCFVEAGLPQVSYSKFSRDGHSLNYDESYSAHFYGFDNANVLGFGRGAQSFVDGRMWSFGLQEHEHAQLLQQGVLPIGIFATYRRDEREAVSWPRRGHIGADVVARYRDPEYPARLQALLRAGYIMRNEDAYQLTERGWLWVPNLLHYLMPRTQRRHFRRDELQGLIEGRHEASSDPAALMPLVRMRGQYKAVYV
- a CDS encoding VOC family protein; this translates as MSHDFVRFVELQHLQVFVYDLDYASDFYREVFGFIEMQTHRGLHDESFAAWFGMQGRAKEFGLDFRFMFYPDVLSLKLVSVADDETPKRHRAFRAEEYRLSRRTEALGPVSMVVEDIDETFKLLKRVEEERKYPITLFGDPKSCDTIEDSQIEASANSALSGQDEILEDIRKAFPTRANFGMLDPFGVNWIMCKDVI
- a CDS encoding phytanoyl-CoA dioxygenase family protein → MTLDLQALVPEADTADMVTGVDHADRTAARALALLDQGDFAAASNACDPAIRALPLWHMPYFIKALALHGLGDCLTAVDLFLQSARCNPYFGAAYDNAAQICLDRGLRAQALEIALAMERHAPGQADNRFRIGSLYLLDGDYKTAQGWMDAGLNSPVPQRLSRMLDYGVVSRSRLELDRNQIAHLCNAGQLHEDYQTVELSFAQALRDYPEERTGTIAADDWDLPDNILSRLAPYYRRMLHLAPCPRLAGPAVNPALEINSIVDAYFEKPEPFNYVVVDDLLTADAVAILIRYFNLSTIWHNDSQKGRNYIGAYRDMGLMTPLVDQIIGELQDTFDAIVGALRLREIWAYRLVGGATAIGAHADFSETNINVWLTPDAANLRPGTGGLTLYEAQSPGDWGFKDYNDDPDKIAKRIANARKIDIPYRLNRATIFNSAMFHASQPTYFANGFTNNRINLTFLYGER
- a CDS encoding matrixin family metalloprotease, which encodes MARLQFTEEETAARIDALLRADDYGLSHWSSYNGEQVTFTYRFETSKAADFPWTNVGNTTGFTEAEKSAIRSALQEYNKHININFVEDNSSQDAVLSFYKADDLYTDLSVTGGGRGRGSYSGDDWDGAAVFNANRDLSSQSEFDLVLHEIGHTLGLKHPGDYDRGGNNPAGPFLPADEDNERWTVMSYNPDPSTDIEPDRLKFYDIMALQQFWGTNNGNQDSAQNVMRFYNTKTETHFYTANADERDQVLAYLEDYIFEGNMFDTNATAESGIAVYRFLNQSTGTHFYTAAEAERDSVLENLPSYLFEGVAYHAYETADAGETALFRFYNTQNGTHFYTASEAERDYVINTLGHLNYEGVAYYVDMA